In Nicotiana tabacum cultivar K326 chromosome 10, ASM71507v2, whole genome shotgun sequence, the DNA window ttagtatatttgcttcactcttcaattttaattttatcctttttatataggaattaagttatatatatcgaCAACATAATAAATTTCTTTTTCAATGTTCTATGAAACTGCATGAACACAAAAGCATTCATGCACCAATTTTCTTTTAGTGTAATTCGACATATTATATTAGGTTATTTACAATCTATTTtagtgtaacgatccggccggtcattttgaatattataaccccgttcccccatttactgctcaatttatgccttgcaattgatttatgacttaaaCTACTACGTTATgtacatttatttattttctttttttttttttggtgatgatagccaaatcaaaattttcactttgagTTATGGACCTCAACATCCGATAGTCCACCACTTTAATTTTTgtgctcttcttcttcttttttttttttttttgaaattagcttttttttatcttaaatgattaatttgttATCTAAAAAGCAAATTTTGTTGTTGgtgtaaatattttataaaataaatttaagggcTTCTGAATATGGTTTAGCCTTAGGCCACAAGATCCGTTGAGCCGCCCCTGAATCCCACCCATAAAGTGAGGTCTGGGAAGAGTAGAGTGTATGcacaccttacccctaccttacgaaggtagagagactgtttcggATAGACCCCGGCTCAAGAGAAAAAAACTAAAATAGAAGCAGAAACAACAAGTAGTAACCATAGCAAGCAAAGGTGATATAATAATCGAATCGATACTCTATAATAAGCACAATATCAGAGACTTTCTTAGCTCTACATTTAGCATGAACTTCCTCCGCTGCTTATAGAACTTACATACTCATTATCATTTAGTGAATTCTTTCAGTTCCCTCTGAAGGAGATATCAATACTACCAGTGCAATGGCATGCTTTATGCCTGGGTTTATTTGCGTCGATAATAGCTCCATTTGGTGGATTTTTCGCTAGTGGTTTCAAGAGAGCCTTTAAGATCAAGGTCTGTATAGCTGTTATTTGAAATTGAATAGTATTACCTTTGTACTTTTTAGTCACTGATATCATCCATTTACATGGAATCATCCAGGACTTTGGATATTATATTCCTGGACACGGCGGTTTCACTGATAGGATGGATTGCCAGGTAATACTCAAGAATCAAGCAGTTATCTTCAAACTAAAGAAACTACTTGTGCACTGagttttttacaaaataaaatgttTTCGTTTACCttaaatattttgttaagatGATAGAGAGTTGAAGCGTTTACTTGTTCGGACACAAAATTACTTCCTCTTATTTGAAGTTCAACAGTGTAAGCGCTAAGGTTGTGTTACATATATGCAGATGGTGATGGCAATTTTTGTCTACATCTACTACCAGTCATTTGTTCCTCAGGACTGCTCTGTTGAGATGATTTTAGATCAGGTAATAACTGATTTTCTAACAGAGTGCAAAAGGTGAATGTTACATGCTTAAACATTTGCTGTGGCTATATTATGTACtaaaaagacatgaaaaatatagccaaattggtGAACATTGCTTGTGAAAACTACACGTCAAATGGATGTGTTGCTAATTCCAAGGCACAAAAGCAAGCACATAATTCGTTTTCGAGGGTCTAtcaaaaacaacctctctactcctccggagtaggggtaaggtctgcgtacacgctacccttcccagaccccacttgtgcaGATAATTAAAAGAAGTAAACTAATTGAAGATTTTGAATAACCGTGGATAAGTAATCTGTAACTGATTCCCTTGCTACTGCAGATAGTAAGGAATCTCAGCTTTGAGGATCAGAAAGCACTTTACTATAGGCTGGGGCAGATGTTTCGGCAGAGACAGCTGGAAAACTATTGAACACTACTGCTGCCAGATTCGCGCACAATATTTCTTCGTAGTTGAGATGTTATGGGTCCATTTCTGCACATTTACTCTTCTTAAACTCATATTCAAAGTTATGCACCAAAATTTTTTCCCTGTTTCTCTCACTTCCCTCcatttcttttatcttttcaAACACTTTTTGAGAATCAGTCAGTGATCGCAAACACCAGATCCTGTGAAACAAATGTAGGGAGAAATTTTTACTATGTCAATCCTAGTTCTCCCTAAGTTGGTATATTTTGGCAAACTGAAATTTAATGTGTGGGGAATCCTTACTTGCCAAAATCACCCTTAAATACTATAGGATGCTTCATTAAATTGCTTAATCACATAATTTAGCAATAAGAAACACAATCAGATTGGGTAATAGAAGGTTACACCAATAAGCAGCTTATGAATGTACAGCACTAAACATTCTCTGGAGTGCCTCTCAAAATGCATATAGTTTCAGTTCACCAACTTTAAAATGGTGACTTTTTGGATTCCGATACGGAAATCAGGATGATTCATCAGTCTGGAAATTGCATCAGTTGATTAAAAAAAACGATGCTCAGATTCGAGAAGCTCCTTCAAACCAAGCTAACAATCGCGTAGCACTATAAGTTCTGGAAACTTGATACTGCCGAAACTTTGCTTGAAGCATTTGGCGACATCAGTTGGTGACATTCTTTGATCATCTGGGATCACCAACACCATGCATGGTGCTTTAGAGGATGACAGATTTCTCAGAAGCATCAAACTAAGTCGAAAGCTTATCCTTTCTTTGAACATTGAACATTTATGTCTTTTCACCTAGTTATGTACTGAATATCTGCATTTTCCCTCAGCCATTCAAGTACTTTAGCCCCTTCAAGTACTTCTTGTACCTGGACAACATTAAGGGACAAGCATTTTCCTTAATATGGTGTAAGACTTGCTTAAACTGGTGCAATATTTGGCGTAGAAAGAAACAATGTCTAGTCCTGTCAAATTGGATTATCAAGATAGTTTCTGCATTCCTATTATGATCGAGTCACTTTAGATTCTGCGGACAACTATATTTAATACGTTATTGTCAGAAcaattcaattaaattctaaCCTGTTGCTTAACTCGGTCCTCATCGTACTCCTGTTGAGACTTTTGGAATTCTTCAATTGAGTTCTGAACCTCTTTCACTAGCTCCTCTGTTGAAAACTGCAAAGTCCAGTAAATGACTAATAATGATCAGAAAAGGTAAGCTGCACTATCAGCATGCCTAAGTAGGTAAAATGCGTAGGAGCAGAGCATAGATAAGCAGATGGTTGTTGTTATAGAACTAGAAATGCTACCTACGTGGAGGAAAGTGAATCACAAATTGAGTATAGTTGGTAGTTGAAGAAAGACTGgcggaacaacaacaacaacaagactACTTTCGTTGTTTTGAGTAGTTCTTAAATATAACCTATTTTATTACCTTGCCAAAAGACGAGCAACTAGTATTTATAACAAATATCAAACAATAGCTAATGTGCAGACTATAGTAACTATATGAAATCTGAGTACGACTTAAGGCTTTGAGGTTGCACCAGAGCCAAAGGGGCTTGAGATAAGGAGGGTCAGTTAACCTACtaataattttagaaattttaagcAGCCAATGATAAAGATGAAGGGAAAAATAATTATCGGAATTTTGATGGGGGATCATATATCATCACATAAAGACGGAATGTACCTGCAAATTTTCACGTATAAATATGTCACCAACAGCTAAATTTTGCTTTATAATActtgttatattttctttttgtgcTTCAAGGAACTCATTCACGGCCCTTGGGCTTGATAACGATGCCAGCTGCTGTTCGCTCAGTTTCATATTTGCCTAAAACAAAGATAATGATTAGATCAGAGCATGCactttagtccataaatggagAGACAACTGACTGGTGAATACTATTTCTGACCTGCAATTGTAAAAGTTGAGCTCCATAGAGTTGTCTTCCTTGCTCTTCGAAGAGAGATTGAGGAATATCAACTTCAACCATCTAGATCATAAGAGAAAATGTCATAAACTCATCATAAACAAAAGGTTAACAAAACGAAATCTAATACATGTATGGAAATAGTCACCAAACTTAGGGTCTATGTATGAGTGCGAGTCTGCGGCACAACAGGATTACCATATCTCAAACATCAGCAATCTTTTAGTAGTGAGCAGagcaaataataacaataaaaccTAAGTAATTCTCACCGACTGGCGGGTGTaaaatttattcaaagaattttGTTATATAGGAAACGAACTGCGTGTTCATATGGCCATAAGCCCATAATCAGAGTTAAGGGAAAAACTCAGCTTGTGATTTGTAAGCTAGAGCTGATCAGAAGAAATTTGTCAATCCAGCAACACATGTTCACTATGGCTTGCATGTTTTTATTTGCTAGACATGACTGTTGAATAAAGAAATGGAAAGAAACCTTGTATAGCTGGTCTAAGATGGCATTATCAGTTGCTTGGTCTTTAGCTGCCTGTTCAACTTCAAGACATCTTTGTAGCAATGCTTGCTTTACCTGCAAATTATTTAGCAGGAAATTTCCTCAACTTCGATGTCATTCAGGAAAATAAATTGCTTTCCTATAACTCCTCTGCTGCACATATGGTTGGCACATatgaggaaaaaaaagaagaagcagtCCTACCTCCTCAATGGAGCTGCATCCCGGGATAAGCTTATCAGCAATCGAGTCATTCACCTCAGGCAAATCTCTGTAGAACagttctttacaatcaacctgatgagaaaaacaaaaggaagaactTTCATCAAAATTATACTGAGTTGTACATATTAATAATCTAAGTAAGTTTCTTCCCTACTCAACCTAATTTGGCAAAAAGCTCGAAGTGAtctcagaaaaaaaaaaaaacacgatCAATCAGCCTTAAAGTGGTCGAGTAAGTTGCACTAACTTTTGCTTAGAAACACTTAACAGAAATCTTTATTCAGATGAGCGCAGAACACCCTACGGCTaaaacttgaaaaatcaaaactaGATTCCACATCAATTTCAACTGACCAGCAAGATTATGCAATTCTTCTCTATAGTGACAGCCAACAATATTGTTAGATGAGCTTTAGTCAATTCTTGAAGTCAACATTTTCTTTGCAGTATTATGGTTAAAGTATTTCGTCACTTTTAGTAGTGAAGGTAAACATGGGGCAATCAGTCAGGGAATGCGCCAAAAGAGAGAAGGAAATCTTGCCTAGATGGAAAAGTGAGAGATGATAAACAAAGTAATCATAACTATTTAGATGTTGTTGAATTCACTTCAAATCTTTATCAGGTGGCATAGGAACTCACTGTGAATTGAGCATGAACACCACGAAGATCCTCTTGTTTCCATGAGTCTGGAAATACCAAAGGGAATGACTTCGTTTCACCACGTTTAATACCAATAATTGAGTCAAGAAAACCGGGAAGGACATTATCTCCATCTTCTGTGTCAAAGTTGAAACCTGAACCATAAATATAGATACAATCAGCTCAAACACTTTCAATAATAGGACAAGCAACTAAAACATACTAGGAGACcttatttcattaaaaaaaaaaatatatactaaaGGAATACTAGCCTTTACTCTCTGCAGCAGGTATGCTTTTAGCATCTGATCCATCTTGTTCAATTGTAGTTGCTGATATATCAATCACTGCAACATCGCCAACCTGGAGAATTTTTGGATACTTACGTAAACAAAATATCATATGCATAAAACAAAAAGAATATCCTTCTCAATTACTTATGTATGCCTCTGGACTTAATCTCAGTGCCAAATGCACAGAAGTTGGAGAATGTAACAGTACCTATATGATCAATACTCTGTAAATGAGTATGCTAGGAAGAAGAGAAACCAAAAATGCTTTCCGACATCAAAGTCAGTTCGTGCTAATGAAAGTAAAAGATAATGCTTATATATCACAAAAGGAAGGTTGCAAATCATATCATAACTTTTCAGCGTGTGCTCGTGCTGGGGACTGAAAAATgaagggatctttacacaaataaccGGCCGGATTCACTTTTCAAGACAGTATATGTAGATTATACAGTGATTATACAtggttatacacatattatacatgaataatacatatattatacatccgcCAGCTATTGTTAATTTAAGCAGTTGAATGGGTGGCTATTTAGGTTATTTCTTCAAAAATGAAAgagttttttgcatttttactcAGCGTTGAAAGATCTTCATTTTATCGCATGAATGATATCACTTAACCAATTTAAACTGTCATTTGTAGAAATGTTTCATTTTATTGCAAATGGTGTAAACAGAAACGAGGTGAGGAAGGGTTTCAGCAGCGAGGTGAGGAAGCAGCTGTGATTGGGGGAAGGTGTGGTGCTGGCAGAAGTCCGTAGGAGCTGTTGAGTTGCATCTGATTTTGTGGACTCTTAAGCAAAGAGGATACGATGGcatgcatattcatttatgcTGATTTAATATATTCAATGTATAATTTAGGCATTAAACTAGTAAGGAAGCAGAGAGAAGAGTTAAACAAACTCATTCAAACCCTGTAGATGCTTTCAAGAAGCTATCCAGCTTAGACCGAGGAACCAATGGTTATACCTGTAAACCCCGGTCAGTAACAATTTTCAATGCACCCAGAGACTTGTGACGCCGTTTAAATTCTTTTTCTGAAGCTGTCTGAGCATCCATATCACTGTCAAGCTCAACAACAACCTTAAGATTCTTATATGCATTGTCAGGTTTCCACTTGATTTCAGGAGCCACATCGACAATCACATCATACCTACAATCATCACAAATCTCAGGTCAGGACTTCCCTTACCTTTTTGTGGCCATAGGCCATCGCATATATGATTTCTCAAGTTGACCAGAATTTTCAGGTGATATGCTTCTCAAAGGCGGTACCACCTCAATTAGTATTAACTAGATCAAACTCTTCTCACTTTTCAATTCTAAAGCTAATAACAGCAACTGTAGATCATGAAAAGTGCAAGTCTAACCACAACGCATGAGAAtgttattacttttattttattgccGAGGAACAGAAATACAAAGACTAAGGCACATGTCTAAGAAAAGATGGCATAAAACAGCTTTTGAACAAGTCggcataacaagaaactcattaTCGTTATTTTCTTATTCAGTTTTCCTCCTTAAGGCCTATGCTGCAGATCTAAATTTTTAAATGTTAGGATGTAAACTCCAAAATTTATTCGGTTAGCACTGAAAAttgtttgaaaaacaaaaactGCCAAAAGTTTGTAAGCATCTAACACGAGTTTATAATATGCCAGGAAAAAGCATTTTGCACAGAAGTATCTATCTGGTCAAACTCAAAACCATTGCTTAACAGAGATGCACATAAGATTGTTCGCATTTATTTCTTAAAGAGTACTGTTCAGAAAATTACCCAATGCATCAGAAGGTTAATTTCATTGTCACCAGTTTTACAGTTAATTGGTCAGTAGTACAGCATTTACTTTAACCAATTTAGAAGATGTGGAAGATAAAGTTTACTAACTAAATTTAATTTGAGTCTTCAACAAACCTCAAGGAATTCGTAGACACATAGGTCTTTTCCATGTCTGCGAATTTGGTCGCAATGCGAATTGAGTCTTCCAATGCCTTTCCAGTAATCTGCAGCATACAGTGCATCAGAGTTAGCACACCAAGAAAGTGGAAAGCGAACAATGTAATTCCCTATTATTACTTACAAGCAGTAAAATATTTCAGAGCAAGATACAAGTTACTTCCTAAAATTGCCAAAACAGTATTGACAGACACCACTTTGGCCCGGTTTTCTATTCATGAGATACACCAGAGGTGAAAAGAGTTCCTAAAAACTTCAGGTACATAAGCAGTTTGACAGGAAGTGATTAGTA includes these proteins:
- the LOC107821936 gene encoding trigger factor-like protein TIG, Chloroplastic; its protein translation is MATPIAIQFKPSILSFLSPNSSSVTTKAHFLQPNDKFLVSSPLKQIVPSLSSRHFSFLQQQQLSSTRFVASAAPGVADTVEKDKLPADIHVTETQEPNSRVRLTVEVPTVVCEDCYGRVIREFMKHSKVPGFRPGKNVPEDILVGYVGKQNVQKAAVESILKRTLPHAMSSITGKALEDSIRIATKFADMEKTYVSTNSLRYDVIVDVAPEIKWKPDNAYKNLKVVVELDSDMDAQTASEKEFKRRHKSLGALKIVTDRGLQVGDVAVIDISATTIEQDGSDAKSIPAAESKGFNFDTEDGDNVLPGFLDSIIGIKRGETKSFPLVFPDSWKQEDLRGVHAQFTVDCKELFYRDLPEVNDSIADKLIPGCSSIEEVKQALLQRCLEVEQAAKDQATDNAILDQLYKMVEVDIPQSLFEEQGRQLYGAQLLQLQANMKLSEQQLASLSSPRAVNEFLEAQKENITSIIKQNLAVGDIFIRENLQFSTEELVKEVQNSIEEFQKSQQEYDEDRVKQQVQEVLEGAKVLEWLRENADIQYITR